In Aureibaculum algae, the following are encoded in one genomic region:
- a CDS encoding carboxymuconolactone decarboxylase family protein: MIKDYSKHYSNLTKLMREMGAEMPEVMGGFNKLHEASIKEGVLSSKNKELIALGIAITVRCDGCIAFHVHDALSSGASSEEIMETIGVAILMGGGPALVYGCQAMEALSQFVVLEK; this comes from the coding sequence ATGATTAAAGATTATTCAAAACACTATAGTAATCTTACTAAATTAATGCGTGAAATGGGTGCTGAAATGCCTGAAGTAATGGGTGGATTTAATAAGTTACACGAAGCTAGTATTAAAGAAGGTGTACTCTCTTCAAAAAACAAAGAACTTATTGCATTAGGTATTGCTATAACGGTAAGGTGCGACGGCTGTATTGCCTTTCATGTGCACGATGCTTTAAGTTCAGGAGCAAGTTCAGAAGAAATTATGGAAACTATTGGTGTTGCTATTCTTATGGGAGGTGGACCTGCATTAGTGTATGGTTGCCAAGCCATGGAGGCCTTAAGTCAATTTGTGGTTTTAGAAAAATAG